The following proteins are co-located in the Sphaeramia orbicularis chromosome 24, fSphaOr1.1, whole genome shotgun sequence genome:
- the LOC115415294 gene encoding epoxide hydrolase 1-like has translation MFTEVLVAIVIGGVIYFLVQKSRSKVLKTEDGWWGVGAPPDGEEDISVRPFKISTSDEELEDLYRRIDQTRPVASLEDSQFHYGFNSQYLQKVVSYWRNDFDWRKQVDKLNQYPHFKTNIEGIDVHYMHIKPQRVPQGSAVIPLIMVHGWPGSFYEFFGIIPLLTEPSDPGDCVFEVVCPSIPGYGFSEAPHKKGFDSVCAARIFHKLMKRLGFQHFYAHGGDWGWLVTTNMAQLEPKTVRGLHVNFAPPSKPGLRVTLSIMLGRRFPKLFGFTDTDIQKLYPCKEKLVVESIKESGYMHIQATKPDTAGRGLNDSPVGLAAYILEKFSTWTSRDFRNLEDGGLTRKFSLDDLLTNIMIYWTSACIVSSMRFYKENFGKGLDQPHSRIPVVVPTGFACFPNELMHTPKLWVQQKYHKLVSYTLMARGGHFAAMEEPQLMAEDIHKFVRTVEKKTKKQ, from the exons ATGTTTACAGAGGTGCTGGTTGCCATAGTGATAGGAGGAGTGATCTACTTCCTGGTTCAGAAGAGCAGGAGCAAGGTCCTGAAGACCGAAGATGGCTGGTGGGGGGTTGGAGCGCCCCCCGATGGAGAGGAGGACATCTCAGTACGACCCTTTAAAATCTCCACCAGTGATGAAGAACTGGAG GACCTCTACAGAAGGATAGACCAGACTCGACCTGTGGCGTCACTGGAGGACAGTCAGTTTCATTATGGTTTCAACTCCCAGTATCTGCAGAAGGTGGTGTCCTACTGGAGAAATGACTTTGACTGGAGGAAACAAGTGGACAAACTCAACCAGTATCCTCATTTTAAAACCAACATAGAAG GCATTGATGTCCACTATATGCACATCAAACCCCAGAGGGTCCCACAGGGGTCTGCAGTGATCCCGCTGATCATGGTTCATGGTTGGCCTGGATCCTTCTATGAGTTCTTTGGGATCATCCCTCTGCTGACAGAACCATCAGATCCAGGTGACTGTGTGTTTGAGGTGGTCTGTCCCTCCATACCTGGATACGGCTTTTCTGAAGCACCACATAAGAAAG GGTTTGATTCAGTGTGCGCAGCCCGAATCTTCCACAAACTGATGAAGCGTCTTGGCTTCCAGCACTTCTACGCTCATGGAGGAGACTGGGGCTGGCTGGTCACCACCAACATGGCTCAGCTGGAGCCCAA GACAGTTAGAGGCCTGCATGTGAACTTTGCCCCCCCATCCAAGCCCGGGCTGAGGGTGACTTTATCCATCATGCTCGGCCGTCGCTTCCCTAAGCTGTTCGGCTTCACTGACACGGACATTCAGAAACTTTACCCCTGCAAGGAGAAGCTGGTGGTGGAGTCCATCAAAGAGTCTGGATACATGCACATCCAGGCCACGAAGCCTGACACAGCCG GTCGGGGGCTCAATGATTCTCCAGTGGGTCTGGCTGCATACATTCTGGAGAAGTTCTCAACGTGGACCAGCAGGGACTTCAGGAACCTGGAGGACGGAGGACTCACCAG GAAGTTCTCTCTTGACGACCTGCTGACGAACATCATGATCTACTGGACGTCTGCTTGTATCGTCTCCTCCATGAGGTTCTATAAGGAGAACTTTGGCAAAGGTCTGGATCAGCCTCACTCCAG AATTCCAGTGGTCGTTCCCACCGGGTTCGCCTGCTTCCCCAACGAGCTGATGCACACACCGAAGCTGTGGGTCCAACAGAAGTACCATAAACTGGTGTCCTACACACTCATGGCTCGGGGCGGCCACTTCGCTGCCATGGAAGAGCCTCAGCTGATGGCCGAGGACATCCACAAGTTTGTGAGGACAgtggagaagaagacgaagaaacaGTAG